The genomic interval AACCGAGGTGTTGATTAACCTACATATAATACACCAGTCACTTAATCAATAATCACCTGTCTAACATGTTCAGGGGTTGATATACCAAAGCCAACACACACAGCTTTGTCAGTGACCTGCTTAATCTCCTGAAGGAGATGCTCAACATGTGGGTTTACGTTCTGGCGAGATCCTGTAACTCCATTGACACTGACCTGCATAATACGTTTTACAGCAagcaaattattattatttgttctTGGTCAGAAAGCTACACTTAACAAGTAGTCTAAGTCAGGGTTTCTGAAGATTTGCTGTTAGTGTAGTTACCAGGTAAACAAATCCTCCTGAAGCCGCTGTGATTTCCTTCATCCTGTCTGCCGGTGTAGCTGGTGTAGTAAGCAGCACCTGCAGCCATTAATCCACACACAAACTCAGAATTTGTTGGTAATTAAACAGATTAGTTTACTGCTTGGTTATATATTGGTGAAATCAACTTATATATGTACCAGTTCCAGGTTGTTCTTGATGGCTTCACTCCTGAAAGTGCTTGTCTCTACGTAAGGAAGATCGGGTACTATAAGACCTGGAACACGTGTGTAACAACTGCAAATTAGTAGCTCCATTAATTGTTTAGATTCTAATTAGCATGAGCACGATGTTAATCGTGCCTGAACACTGAAAAAACAATGAAACTTAATTAGAAATACATAATACGACAATATGTCACATGCACTTGTTCACATCAATGTTCCAAGTGAGCACTGGATCAGAGAGCACATCACAGCCTCAGAAATGCTTGGCACAGTTTAGCTTGGGCCCAAGAATCTATGGCTACCTTTTGCTTTATTTAGGACAGTGATGGGTGTTTCCCAAGCATGTGCTATACCTTAGCTATGCACGTGAAAAAACAAGTGAAAACGACTCTAGAACATCTGACGTGACTGTAGTACAGCAACATCGGTTTGGAAAACACAAAATGATATGTGCAGACAAATCATAATTACATACTCCATCCGTctcaaaaaaaaccaattctttgatttttgtgCTTAGCGtttaaccatccgtcttatttaaaaaaaattcaattttttttaaaaaattagtcacacttaaaatactatttataatttattatctaataaaaataaaaatattaatcataatattttttaaataagaagaagagtcaaacattgtagttaaaaagtaaaaggttaatttattttgggccggagggagtatacaTCTGTAGTTAATAATCTATGTAGTTACTGTCGTGCCGTCTTATGTTTAATGTTGCTGACCATTGGATTCAAATTTAGTAATttctcttattcaaaaaatacataattattaattattttgttataatttattttattattaaatttactctaagcatgacttatagtTTTACATGCTCTAAAAGAATTTAGAATTAGATGAATAGttaatgtaaataaaaaaataatatgtcaaataaaatgaTAGGGGAAGTAGattttaacaaattattaCGTCAATTTCATATCATAAGATAATTTGGCTCTTTTTAGATTCATGAGTAtattaatgcatatatattatatatatatatatatatatatatatatatatatatatatatatatatagtctagctacggtgagttgcaactcacgggctcctccgtgagtcggggtccaaaaacatatcaaatcacctctaaattttgatttatatggctcactagattcttcatatcaaaatctggtaccacgaaaaaaaattatttttagagttttttaagtatttttttgagatttttaaaagtgaccgtactatattaataaaataatcaatgtgttatgtatcacttttaaaaatctcaaaaaaatacttaaaaaactccaaaaatgaaatttttttgtgtggtACCAGATTTTGATacgaagaatctagtgagccatataaatcaaaatttagagatgatttgatatgtttttggaccccaACTCACGGAGGagcccgtgagttgcaactcaccatagctagactatatatatatatatatatatatatatatattcataaataaatcgtcaaaacattttataatacaaaatacagAGAGTAATTAGGAATTAATTAGTTGGCTACTTGGCTTGAATTGATTGTTATTACTACCTTGGACACCAGCTTCTTTGGCTGCGGCGGTGAAGTTGGCCAGACCTCGCCGGACGATGGGGCCGAAGTAGGAGAAGAGCACGACGGGGCAGGAGAGCTCCGGCGTCACCTCCTTGAGCATCGACATGACCCCGTCCAgcgtggcgccggcggcgagcgcccgcgcggcggaggcctGGATGACGGGGCCGTCGGTGTAGGGGTCGGAGAATGGCACGCCGAGCTCGATGACGTCGGTGCCGCAGGCGTCGAGCAGCCGcagcgcctccgccgtcgtctccaTGTCCGGGTCGCCGGCGGTGATGTACGGGATGAACGCCGTCTGCTCGATCCCGCACAAAATTAAGTTAACCAACAATTATTCATCGGAATCAATCGAGATCGCGATCAGCTTCTGTGCGTATATCACTCaacacaaatatgtaaaatttttattttttatttacaaatatatcgttggattattttcataaaaagcaaaaacaaaatggcaTCCTTTACCTTGCCCTTCTCCCTGAGCCTCGACATGGTCTGCGACACCGACAGCGACATGCCGCGCTCGGCGTtgggcgccggcgcgggcgcctcCAGCGCaagcgacgccgccgcggcgagcctCCTGACTGCAACCCTccccgggaggaggcgcgtcGTAGGCGCCGCCGGGGACGACGAAGaagccggcgacgccgccgccgccgccgccttcatcGTGAAAGCCATATATGTCGCTAGCTACGCTTAGTTAATCACGTACGTGCACGTCGGCCGGCGTACGTGCAAATCGGTCGATCAGGTGTACCGTGTACGTGATGTGTGTGTTGACGTACGTGTTGTTTGATCGATCGAGTGCGTTCGCCTCGCCGCGACACGGGACGGGGAGTTTATATAAAGATCGAATTGAACTAGCCGACGGCCGCGCGCCgggacgggcacggcggcgggcgcggcgaaCTGGCGATGGTGGTCTACGTACGAACGGTCGCGTGCAAAACGTGGGCGCGCGGGCTCCCGCTGCATGCGTGCGTGGAAGTGGTATGTACGTTTTTTCGTGGCCACGTACGTACTCTCGCGCGACGACCGTTCTGGCGGATGGTCCAGTACTTAACTCCGGCACTGGACCAGGGATAGGAACCAATAAGCGTCCTTGCCGTTCCTCTCTCTTACACGATCGCACGTACGTACGGCTACTACAAACATGCTATACCTCGCtctaaaaaaagaacttaaaTCTTTGGCTCATCTTGTTTGTTCGGGAATAACTTTATTTCAAACAATTACTACACTAGGGTTTAGtgaattatataatatatataaatagatatttaggggtttgaaaaaaaaagatttaataGTCTTTgtaactttatatttataaatataaagtttttttttatccttgaaAAAATACGTTAAGGTATCTTGAGCTACTTTTTAAAAAGCtcgtaaatatatataaggtagaaaaataaacttttttatgagAAATAGAGAGAGTAATAGGTAGGCCTATTTAAGTAACGTACTTATCGTAATATTTGAGTGGCTGGATCGGGATTTAAAGTTAAGGGTGATAGATGATTCTCTAACCTATGATGTTTTTGACTTTTCTTCGTAACCGTAGAAAAGTATGCACATCCGGTTGCCTTTTAGCAAGTGTTTGTCACAAGTCATGCATTTGAATCCTCTCCTCCACGAGctatgtcttttttttcatgtctcACCTGCATGAATCTTGGAGTAATGGATCTATCATCTAACGGTGTAAAAATTAGAAGTTTTCTCGTTTTCTCTTTTCAGCTTGCACGAATATCGGGGCAGATTTATTGGTCAAAAAAGATTTCctcaaaaaataacaaaagccAATAAATCTATCGCAATAAACCACTAAAAGTGCAAAAATCAAAAGTTCCCAATTTTTCCCTCGTATGAATCTCGAGACATATCTAACGGTCCAAAAACCGGAAACTTTTCCCCAATAAATTTGTGACAATAAACCCAACAAAACCAGCATGATTACCTAAACAAAATACTAACTGGGATTGttattaattaagtaatttgACTGAACCAAGACCATGTTGTCAATTTGAGTTTCCCCTTGCTGCTTGCCGTGTGCTAGACTGCTAGTCCCTCCCTGTTCCCTGGTGTTTACTCATCGAAGCTCTGCTGGTGAATCAAAGCCTGGTGACGTATACATGCTGATATACTACCTAGTGACGTTCTCCAGTTCTCCTCACCGTCGATCTGTTCGATAGATGGTCACATGCACGCATGACTCACGTGCAGCAATTTTGGAACAACAAGACGAAGGACTCGAGGACGCAGCACGTTCATAAGAGATGTTTTGTTGGTATGTACTACTATGTAGCACCACTTTCAATAAACACACaaatttacttatattttagaataaaaggTACCACCTTAGTTTTATACATCCTCatcttttgtcttttgtttattaagtaaaaacttaaatttttaatcttaaatttaaagttgattttgaggttttttattgtatattattttctacttTGGTTTTTAGAAAATGTTGTTAACaagaataaaagttttattcgtaactAATtattcgtttacaaatatattattttgtcttttcttttaaaacccCAAAATATGACCCCCGTAgtctctgtcctaaaatataaatattttgatgatttaaattttataccataatataagtattcctattatttaaattttagattataatgtAAGAATTTTTACgcatatttctattatttcaatcatttcaatgatttcaaaactagtgagatgcttagaaagaaagttttaaataatttaaaattcactGACTACTAAAGGgactaaaagaaaatctttaATGTATTCTCAATATATACTAAATAACCTAGAAATAATTGTATTAGATAGTATTATACGATGtcttgatttttctttcaaatttaaacttcttTAATTTgaccatgtttataaaaaaaatgtagcaacATTTTTAACCCAAACCGattatactattaaaatatatttattattaggtTTAATGAAGCTAATTTGGTGTTATAAttgttaccatattttttctataaatatatcgaacttcaaaaaagttaaaacaaaattaggaCGATAATATCCCTCTGAACGACTCACGTTTTTTAGTCGGTTGTTGAGTTGTAATTGTCATAGCAAGCATGCACCACTGCTCAACGGCTAGAAAAGCAAACATTTTTCAGGTGATCATACTGTCATTTCACTTTACAATTTCACAGACCCGGTTCGCTGCATATAGCTTGACAGGGGGCCACAAAGACGACTAGTATGCTGGTTGGCGAAGTCGAGGCTTTTCTAAACGTCTCCAAATAACTAGGCCTTCTAGAAGCATGTCAGCTGCACTTGCTAACTATTGTCTTCATCTTAAGTAGAGCATAACTCATGCTTTCTGCAAGAAACAGATGGCACTTAGTTAGGGCTTATCATCAACTCTGATAATGGTTGTCCGGTCTCTTAGTCCAGTTTACTTCTTTCAAGTTGTTAACTTAGGGGAGAAATATATCGGTCGAGTGGTCAAGTAACTAGTATGCCCTCAATAGGAGGGATTGAAAAAGCTCGATCCCTATCATAAATGTAGGCATATCCTCCTCTAATAAGCAGCACATCCCCAATAGAAAGGATCGGGTTGCCATAACGGTGAAGGGGTAGATTAGACGAGGATAAAATGacaagaattttaaatgataaaGTAATTGGTGGAACAATATTATGAATACTGTTGCTATGAACGATATTATTTTAGGATGATATTTAAATACATGAGATACTTATATTTACTCTTGATTGCAGCATTGTTTACTGATCTACTTCTTCtggttaattttatttgacaatattgatttttggatataactgtttgtcttatttatt from Oryza brachyantha chromosome 3, ObraRS2, whole genome shotgun sequence carries:
- the LOC102712344 gene encoding indole-3-glycerol phosphate lyase, chloroplastic-like — protein: MAFTMKAAAAAASPASSSSPAAPTTRLLPGRVAVRRLAAAASLALEAPAPAPNAERGMSLSVSQTMSRLREKGKTAFIPYITAGDPDMETTAEALRLLDACGTDVIELGVPFSDPYTDGPVIQASAARALAAGATLDGVMSMLKEVTPELSCPVVLFSYFGPIVRRGLANFTAAAKEAGVQGLIVPDLPYVETSTFRSEAIKNNLELVLLTTPATPADRMKEITAASGGFVYLVSVNGVTGSRQNVNPHVEHLLQEIKQVTDKAVCVGFGISTPEHVRQIAEWGADGVIIGSAMVRQLGEAASPKQGLKRLEKYARSLKEALP